One genomic region from Pseudomonadota bacterium encodes:
- a CDS encoding prolyl oligopeptidase family serine peptidase, producing MNGRRRLRALVGTCALALAVIAPAAAPGAGTRTFEQRLAALREAVRSGRETRLTYGSLTTIDAYITDLRRNGTKYDGYEGRMTRLVEETLSAAEAGQDAIAGKRGMFWRGYASRYSYFPQMYSIYVPKKYDGAERLPLIVSLHGGSSNHNVWLALNLGNTVAVADYWDNFRTEYRAGRHPNAIVVAPDGLGQIRWRWSGEQDVLDVIDDVLANYNVDRDRIVISGLSNGGIGSYTIGLKHASRFSAVLPLSGVVDWLNHYEAAGRHRRCEKTVLANESAITYAENAQGTYLRFFHGVKDSGFSVEQTRSLQALLERLGIPFTYNEFSALGHDLSHVLWRSLLVADIAKKRARQIAPTEVRLVTASPRAVRQHWMSLDERIDHTRPARLVAQVVDGSRIDIETENAERVTIHFAENPVEPPFSVRIDGHVAYEGMPPPRGALTFVLALAPGLGKGAAAGAPAPVTPWWREWDGATPLPGTRKAGQVVGPIGDANYDPQVHVYGTQVAEDVPLLKRAAQLGARGWMAAWDYTEVRHPVVADVDLTWEMLRDRAVVLYGNARNNSVLAAMGARLPIVVGEDYLELRGERLEGRGVGARFVCPNPLAPDRYLVVCAGTTAEAVERGGRLPIYLADYIVYDDQTTRKRAFMILGGRPEIETGFFTEDWKLPPKAE from the coding sequence ATGAACGGGCGGAGACGACTCCGGGCTCTGGTGGGCACCTGTGCGCTCGCGCTCGCCGTGATCGCCCCGGCCGCGGCCCCGGGGGCCGGGACGCGCACGTTCGAGCAGCGGCTCGCGGCGCTCCGGGAGGCCGTGCGCAGCGGCAGGGAGACGCGCCTCACCTACGGCAGCCTCACGACCATCGACGCGTACATCACGGATCTGCGGCGGAACGGCACGAAGTACGACGGCTACGAGGGGCGCATGACCCGGCTCGTCGAGGAGACGCTCTCGGCGGCGGAGGCGGGCCAAGACGCGATCGCCGGCAAGCGCGGCATGTTCTGGCGCGGCTACGCCTCGCGCTACTCGTACTTCCCGCAGATGTACTCGATCTACGTCCCCAAGAAGTACGACGGCGCCGAGCGGCTCCCGCTCATCGTCTCGCTCCACGGCGGCTCGTCGAACCACAACGTCTGGCTCGCGCTGAACCTCGGCAACACGGTCGCCGTCGCCGACTACTGGGACAACTTCCGGACCGAGTACCGCGCGGGCCGCCACCCCAACGCGATCGTCGTCGCGCCGGACGGCCTCGGGCAGATCCGCTGGCGGTGGTCGGGCGAGCAGGACGTGCTCGACGTGATCGACGACGTCCTCGCGAACTACAACGTCGACCGCGACAGGATCGTGATCTCCGGCCTCTCCAACGGCGGCATCGGCTCGTACACCATCGGCCTCAAGCACGCCTCCCGGTTCTCCGCGGTGCTGCCGCTCTCCGGCGTGGTCGACTGGCTCAACCACTACGAGGCGGCCGGCCGCCACCGCAGGTGCGAGAAGACGGTGCTCGCGAACGAGTCCGCGATCACCTACGCCGAGAACGCGCAGGGCACGTACCTGCGCTTCTTCCACGGCGTGAAGGACTCGGGGTTCAGCGTCGAGCAGACGCGCTCCCTGCAGGCGCTCCTCGAGCGGCTTGGCATCCCGTTCACGTACAACGAGTTCTCCGCGCTGGGGCACGACCTGAGCCACGTCCTCTGGCGCTCGCTGCTCGTCGCGGACATCGCGAAGAAGCGGGCGCGGCAGATCGCGCCGACGGAGGTCCGCCTCGTCACGGCGTCGCCGCGGGCGGTCCGGCAGCACTGGATGTCGCTCGACGAGCGCATCGACCACACGCGGCCCGCGCGCCTCGTCGCGCAGGTCGTCGACGGGTCGCGCATCGACATCGAGACCGAGAACGCGGAGCGGGTGACGATCCACTTCGCCGAGAACCCGGTCGAGCCGCCCTTCTCGGTGCGCATCGACGGCCACGTCGCGTACGAGGGGATGCCGCCCCCCCGCGGGGCCCTCACGTTCGTCCTCGCGCTCGCGCCCGGGCTCGGGAAGGGGGCCGCCGCCGGCGCCCCGGCCCCGGTGACCCCGTGGTGGCGGGAGTGGGACGGCGCGACGCCGCTGCCCGGGACGCGGAAGGCCGGCCAGGTGGTGGGCCCCATCGGCGACGCGAACTACGATCCGCAGGTGCACGTCTACGGGACGCAGGTGGCCGAGGACGTCCCGCTGCTCAAGCGCGCGGCGCAGCTCGGCGCGCGGGGCTGGATGGCGGCGTGGGACTACACCGAGGTCCGCCACCCGGTGGTCGCGGACGTCGATCTCACTTGGGAGATGCTGCGGGATCGCGCGGTCGTGCTGTACGGCAACGCGCGGAACAACTCCGTGCTCGCCGCGATGGGCGCGCGCCTGCCGATCGTCGTCGGGGAGGACTACCTCGAGCTGCGCGGGGAGCGGCTCGAGGGCCGCGGGGTCGGGGCGCGGTTCGTCTGCCCGAACCCGCTCGCGCCGGACAGGTACCTCGTGGTCTGCGCCGGGACGACCGCGGAGGCGGTGGAGCGCGGCGGGCGGCTCCCCATCTACCTCGCGGACTACATCGTCTACGACGACCAGACCACGCGGAAGCGGGCGTTCATGATCCTCGGCGGCCGCCCGGAGATCGAGACCGGCTTCTTCACGGAGGACTGGAAGCTCCCGCCGAAGGCGGAGTAG
- the fbp gene encoding class 1 fructose-bisphosphatase: MAGSGWHDFDTLESFIAKEQRRYPESRGVFADLLRRVGVASKVISAKVQKAGLLDVLGKQGSKNVQDEEQAKLDVIANEIMKATFHWMPLVGGIATEEEENYVAYPPRPENEGDRYIVCFDPLDGSSNIDANVSVGTIFSIHRAEAGSRMCEEKDFLQPGNKQLAAGYVIYGSSTMFVFTTGHGVHGFTLDPEVGEYVLSHEGIRIPDKCTCFSANEANYPKWDEPTRRFVDYIRSREDPRYQKTSSRYIGSLVADFHRNLLYGGIFLYPADAKTGKGKLRYLYECAPMAMLAEQAGGMATTGRQRILDVVPTKLHERVPFIVGTKHDVELYVKMVAEATKSA, encoded by the coding sequence ATGGCGGGCTCGGGATGGCATGACTTCGACACGCTCGAGAGCTTCATCGCGAAGGAGCAGCGGCGGTACCCGGAGAGCCGGGGCGTCTTCGCGGATCTCCTGCGCCGCGTCGGCGTCGCGTCGAAGGTGATCTCCGCGAAGGTCCAGAAGGCGGGGCTGCTCGACGTGCTCGGCAAGCAGGGATCCAAGAACGTCCAGGACGAGGAGCAGGCGAAGCTCGACGTGATCGCGAACGAGATCATGAAGGCGACCTTCCACTGGATGCCGCTCGTCGGCGGGATCGCGACGGAGGAGGAGGAGAACTACGTCGCCTACCCGCCGCGCCCGGAGAACGAGGGCGACCGGTACATCGTCTGCTTCGACCCGCTCGACGGCTCGTCGAACATCGACGCCAACGTGTCGGTCGGGACGATCTTCTCGATCCACCGCGCCGAGGCCGGCTCGCGGATGTGCGAGGAGAAGGACTTCCTGCAGCCCGGCAACAAGCAGCTCGCGGCCGGGTACGTCATCTACGGGTCGAGCACGATGTTCGTCTTCACGACCGGGCACGGCGTGCACGGCTTCACCCTCGATCCCGAGGTCGGCGAGTACGTGCTGTCGCACGAGGGGATCCGCATCCCGGACAAGTGCACGTGCTTCTCGGCCAACGAGGCGAACTACCCGAAGTGGGACGAGCCGACCCGGCGCTTCGTGGACTACATTCGCAGCCGCGAGGACCCGCGGTACCAGAAGACGAGCTCGCGGTACATAGGCTCGCTCGTCGCCGACTTCCACAGGAACCTCCTGTACGGCGGGATCTTCCTCTACCCGGCGGACGCCAAGACCGGCAAGGGCAAGCTGCGCTACCTCTACGAGTGCGCGCCGATGGCGATGCTCGCGGAGCAGGCCGGCGGCATGGCGACGACCGGCCGCCAGCGGATCCTCGACGTCGTCCCCACCAAGCTGCACGAGCGCGTGCCGTTCATCGTCGGCACCAAGCACGACGTGGAGCTGTACGTGAAGATGGTCGCCGAGGCCACGAAGAGCGCATGA
- a CDS encoding START domain-containing protein, with translation MTRRFPRPALLTVISLSVMAGGAATAAAEPAWELIRRTSDGIAICFRETPGTTVRAAKAICTVEAPPEIVLDAAGDPDTFRVSTKYVAADRLQATQDPDVWYIYQLLAYPVVTPRDYALRYERRMDAAKGLYRLTWEATAAYGPPPREGVVRVTRADGYIDVKPLPDGKRAVVTYYLVTDPGGDIPGWVMRIAQRFNLPAIMRELRDEAQRRAAGK, from the coding sequence ATGACTCGGCGGTTCCCGCGCCCGGCGCTCTTGACGGTGATCTCCCTGTCGGTGATGGCCGGCGGCGCGGCGACGGCCGCCGCGGAGCCCGCCTGGGAGCTGATCCGAAGGACCTCGGACGGGATCGCGATCTGCTTCCGCGAGACGCCGGGCACGACCGTGCGCGCGGCCAAGGCGATCTGCACCGTCGAGGCGCCGCCCGAGATCGTGCTCGACGCCGCCGGCGACCCGGACACGTTCCGGGTTTCCACGAAGTACGTGGCGGCCGACCGCCTCCAGGCCACGCAGGACCCGGACGTCTGGTACATCTACCAGCTGCTCGCGTACCCGGTGGTCACGCCGCGGGACTACGCGCTGCGCTACGAGCGCCGGATGGACGCGGCAAAGGGGCTGTACCGGCTCACCTGGGAGGCCACGGCCGCCTACGGGCCGCCGCCGCGGGAGGGCGTCGTCCGCGTCACCCGCGCCGACGGCTACATCGACGTGAAGCCGCTCCCGGACGGGAAGCGGGCCGTCGTGACCTACTACCTCGTGACCGATCCGGGCGGCGACATCCCGGGCTGGGTCATGCGCATCGCGCAGAGGTTCAACCTGCCGGCGATCATGCGCGAGCTGCGCGACGAGGCGCAGCGCCGCGCGGCGGGGAAGTGA